The following are from one region of the Actinoplanes sp. L3-i22 genome:
- a CDS encoding ABC transporter ATP-binding protein codes for MRLLRDLWATSRRRTALAAFLIVLGAAGSSLALALAGSVLVNRSVSLFTMLAVALGAAVLSDIFVGLVAARLTADWAARARRGLNRVAFGQDIPTLENTPVGEMLDRIDSDVYQVGSELRGSGVRIAQSLAVATLSIVTTTFVWWPAGLAMIAVAGLIFVTMNKPIQRISPVRISEEEAWSDLAAVMEEAIHGQDDVRTSLAAPYVQRLFADRAREVLARGRRVWRASSKITMWAGAITRTLIAVLVLVGAWALVNGHIDGARLTAVWLLALGFGGTLEQVTRMVPELQNALGAWGRVQMLREVPQEPTEGVPPVDGDLTVRDLTFRYGEADSGRPPALRGVSLTFARGRSYALIGRTGSGKSTLAKVLTRAVDVPPGTVFLGGADLNDIGVDGLRRWTAIVPQRTEILAGTLAENIALFDGELQPRAAAALDELGLSAWVSGLPDGIDTKLGEGGYKLSAGQEQLVAFARILVRDPQVVILDEATARMDPVTESWVQRATDRLLEGRIGVIVAHRLSSVQRCDEVVVLADGQVLEAGPLRESRRFAELMASSNLAVPAAPGPGAGGVALVEEDHDWDAAAKVELGPDALGNPLPSVEPPPLPVPEPTRTMREIARLATNDARYGLGAVSLFVLMVLFGLDGAILPLLWADVVDGVGNPMLPAAGIAAALLVLIPTLYYTGAWFPEWWVRQMLRISLRLVHGQIGPRRVSKYTPAEVVAQGGDTERVVMLADNLIDNGVALLTVIAMTATSQSFVPALFFVGTMLVSGLAATLFGPRLEQAARRTVAARAAFATSLVSSLSAARTVKLAGATGPVLAHLARLDARRSELQWREIAIQVWARSTPSVASGLLPIAVWAMYLDGRLTSAATLIAVATLGSARWFAWTTASLVSHFPSARVWTARTVAMAGAGAYSSDVPGVDISAGTAPAPPVAARNPLRTLELRGFSAVHENGAQGVRDVDLTVDRGELVLVVGPVGSGKSSLLRALAGIVHHTGDLRWNGEPVRDPELFLRPNQVGYVAQLPRVLSGTVADNIQLGHEVDAADAVSVAQLEHDLTASGGGLQLLIGHKGTRLSGGQLQRLALARALAPRTELLIADDVSSALDVTTELELWRALRSHGVTVVGSTSKRAALAQADRVVVLIGGRAEDQGTWPELERRWGHLAG; via the coding sequence ATGCGTCTGCTCCGCGACCTGTGGGCTACCTCCCGAAGGCGCACAGCGCTTGCCGCGTTCTTGATCGTGCTCGGCGCGGCCGGGTCCTCGCTGGCGCTGGCGCTGGCCGGGTCGGTGCTGGTCAACCGGTCCGTATCGCTCTTCACCATGCTGGCCGTGGCGCTCGGCGCGGCGGTGCTCAGTGACATCTTCGTCGGGCTGGTCGCGGCCCGGCTGACCGCCGACTGGGCGGCCCGGGCCCGGCGCGGCCTGAACCGGGTCGCGTTCGGCCAGGACATCCCGACGCTGGAGAACACGCCGGTCGGCGAGATGCTCGACCGGATCGACTCCGACGTCTACCAGGTCGGCTCCGAGCTGCGCGGCAGCGGCGTGCGGATCGCGCAGTCGCTGGCCGTGGCCACGCTGTCGATCGTCACCACGACCTTCGTCTGGTGGCCGGCCGGGCTCGCGATGATCGCGGTCGCCGGCCTGATCTTCGTGACCATGAACAAGCCGATCCAGCGGATCTCCCCGGTGCGCATCTCCGAGGAGGAGGCCTGGTCCGACCTGGCCGCCGTGATGGAGGAGGCGATCCACGGGCAGGACGACGTGCGGACCAGCCTGGCCGCGCCGTACGTGCAGCGCCTCTTCGCGGACCGGGCCCGCGAGGTGCTGGCCCGCGGGCGCCGCGTGTGGCGCGCCTCGTCGAAGATCACCATGTGGGCCGGGGCCATCACCCGTACGTTAATCGCGGTTTTGGTGTTGGTCGGGGCCTGGGCCCTGGTCAATGGGCATATCGACGGCGCGCGACTGACCGCGGTGTGGCTCCTCGCGCTCGGCTTCGGCGGAACGCTGGAGCAGGTCACCCGGATGGTGCCCGAGCTGCAGAACGCGCTCGGCGCGTGGGGCCGCGTGCAGATGCTGCGCGAGGTGCCGCAGGAGCCGACCGAGGGCGTGCCGCCGGTCGACGGCGACCTGACCGTGCGGGACCTGACGTTCCGCTACGGCGAGGCGGACAGCGGCCGGCCGCCGGCGCTGCGCGGCGTGAGCCTGACCTTCGCGCGCGGCCGGTCGTACGCGCTGATCGGCCGGACCGGATCGGGCAAGTCCACCCTGGCCAAAGTGCTCACCCGGGCCGTCGACGTGCCGCCCGGCACGGTCTTCCTCGGCGGCGCCGACCTCAACGACATCGGCGTCGACGGGCTGCGGCGCTGGACCGCGATCGTGCCGCAACGCACCGAGATCCTGGCCGGCACGCTCGCCGAGAACATCGCGCTGTTCGACGGGGAACTGCAGCCCCGCGCCGCCGCGGCGCTCGACGAGCTGGGCCTGTCCGCCTGGGTCAGCGGGCTGCCGGACGGGATCGACACCAAGCTCGGCGAGGGCGGCTACAAGCTCTCCGCCGGTCAGGAGCAGCTGGTCGCGTTCGCCCGGATCCTGGTCCGCGACCCGCAGGTGGTGATCCTGGACGAGGCGACCGCCCGGATGGACCCGGTCACCGAGTCGTGGGTGCAGCGCGCCACCGACCGGCTGCTGGAGGGCCGCATCGGCGTCATCGTGGCGCACCGGCTCTCCTCGGTGCAGCGCTGCGACGAGGTCGTGGTGCTCGCCGACGGCCAGGTCCTGGAGGCCGGGCCGCTGCGCGAGTCACGGCGGTTCGCCGAGTTGATGGCGAGCAGCAACCTCGCCGTCCCGGCCGCGCCCGGCCCGGGTGCGGGCGGCGTCGCCCTGGTCGAAGAGGACCACGACTGGGACGCCGCGGCCAAGGTGGAGCTCGGCCCGGACGCGCTCGGCAACCCGCTGCCCAGTGTGGAGCCGCCGCCGCTGCCCGTGCCGGAGCCGACCCGGACGATGCGCGAGATCGCCCGGCTGGCCACCAACGACGCGCGGTACGGCCTCGGCGCGGTCAGCCTGTTCGTGCTGATGGTGCTGTTCGGCCTGGACGGCGCGATCCTGCCGCTGCTCTGGGCGGACGTCGTCGACGGCGTCGGCAACCCGATGCTGCCGGCGGCCGGGATCGCGGCGGCGCTGCTCGTGCTGATCCCGACGCTCTACTACACCGGGGCCTGGTTCCCGGAGTGGTGGGTGCGGCAGATGCTGCGGATCAGCCTGCGCCTGGTGCACGGCCAGATCGGCCCGCGCCGGGTCAGCAAGTACACCCCGGCCGAGGTGGTCGCGCAGGGCGGGGACACCGAGCGGGTGGTGATGCTCGCCGACAACCTGATCGACAACGGTGTCGCCCTGCTGACCGTGATCGCCATGACGGCGACCTCGCAGTCGTTCGTACCGGCCCTGTTCTTCGTCGGCACGATGCTGGTGTCCGGCCTGGCCGCGACCCTGTTCGGGCCGCGGCTGGAGCAGGCCGCCCGGCGGACCGTGGCGGCCCGCGCGGCGTTCGCGACCTCGCTGGTGTCGTCGCTGTCCGCGGCGCGCACGGTGAAGCTGGCCGGCGCGACCGGTCCGGTGCTGGCCCACCTGGCCCGGCTCGACGCGCGCCGCAGCGAGCTGCAGTGGCGGGAGATCGCGATCCAGGTCTGGGCGCGGTCGACCCCGTCGGTCGCCAGCGGGCTGCTGCCGATCGCGGTCTGGGCGATGTACCTGGACGGGCGGCTCACCTCGGCGGCGACGCTGATCGCGGTGGCCACGCTCGGCTCGGCGCGGTGGTTCGCGTGGACCACGGCGTCGCTGGTCTCGCACTTCCCGTCGGCCCGGGTCTGGACGGCCCGGACGGTGGCGATGGCGGGCGCCGGGGCGTACTCCTCGGACGTGCCCGGGGTGGACATCTCGGCCGGCACGGCACCGGCTCCGCCGGTGGCGGCGCGAAATCCGCTGCGCACCCTGGAGCTGCGCGGCTTCAGCGCCGTCCACGAGAACGGCGCCCAGGGGGTACGGGATGTGGACCTGACCGTGGACCGCGGCGAGCTGGTGCTGGTCGTCGGCCCGGTCGGCTCCGGCAAGTCGTCCCTGCTGCGCGCGCTCGCCGGGATCGTGCACCACACCGGCGACCTGCGGTGGAACGGCGAGCCGGTCCGCGACCCGGAGCTGTTCCTGCGGCCGAACCAGGTGGGCTACGTGGCGCAGCTACCCCGGGTGCTGTCCGGGACGGTGGCCGACAACATCCAGCTCGGACACGAGGTGGACGCGGCCGACGCGGTGTCGGTGGCCCAGCTGGAGCACGACCTGACCGCCTCTGGCGGCGGGCTGCAGCTGCTGATCGGGCACAAGGGCACCCGGTTGTCCGGCGGCCAGCTGCAGCGGCTGGCCCTGGCCCGGGCGCTGGCGCCGCGCACCGAGCTGCTGATCGCGGACGACGTGTCGTCGGCGCTGGACGTGACCACCGAGCTGGAGTTGTGGCGGGCGCTGCGCAGCCACGGGGTGACCGTGGTCGGCTCGACGTCCAAGCGGGCGGCGCTGGCCCAGGCCGACCGGGTCGTGGTGCTGATCGGCGGCCGGGCCGAGGACCAGGGCACCTGGCCGGAGCTCGAGCGCCGCTGGGGACACCTGGCCGGCTGA
- a CDS encoding ScyD/ScyE family protein produces MITLGSMIGGALLAGLMVNPAPAPAGPVATGLDNPRGLAFGPDGTLYVAEAGHGGPCAPVRRGGRICAGPSGAIAAIRNGQVRRIVTSLPSQASPTGAEAVGPADVTVDEGGTPRFTGGRGSVLAAGRGRFVVSADGSRLVRIGTRGRTSTIAEFPAGGVTSVARGPDGALYLGGRAGVWRIVPPARPELYAAGPAITDLAWGPGGRLYALTGDSLIRIGPRGTRQVVLSKGLRAPGGLTVRGRDAYVTTCGTCAGTGSVLRIRLR; encoded by the coding sequence ATGATCACCCTGGGTTCGATGATCGGCGGGGCGCTGCTCGCCGGTCTGATGGTCAACCCGGCGCCGGCGCCGGCCGGCCCGGTGGCGACCGGGCTGGACAATCCGCGCGGCCTGGCGTTCGGCCCGGACGGCACGCTCTACGTCGCCGAGGCCGGGCACGGCGGCCCGTGCGCACCGGTGCGGCGCGGCGGGCGGATCTGCGCCGGGCCCTCGGGCGCGATCGCCGCGATCCGGAACGGTCAGGTCCGCCGGATCGTCACGAGTCTGCCGTCGCAGGCGTCACCGACCGGCGCGGAGGCGGTCGGACCGGCGGATGTGACCGTGGACGAGGGCGGCACCCCGCGCTTCACCGGGGGCCGGGGCTCGGTGCTGGCCGCCGGGCGCGGGCGGTTCGTGGTGAGCGCGGACGGCAGCCGCCTGGTGCGGATCGGCACCCGCGGCCGGACCAGCACGATCGCCGAGTTCCCGGCGGGCGGTGTGACGTCGGTGGCGCGCGGCCCGGACGGCGCGCTCTACCTGGGCGGGCGGGCCGGGGTCTGGCGGATCGTGCCGCCGGCGCGGCCGGAGCTCTACGCCGCCGGGCCGGCGATCACCGATCTGGCCTGGGGGCCGGGCGGCCGGCTCTACGCGCTGACCGGGGACTCGCTGATCAGAATCGGGCCGCGCGGGACCCGCCAGGTGGTGCTCTCGAAGGGCCTGCGGGCGCCGGGCGGCCTGACCGTCCGCGGCCGTGACGCCTACGTCACCACCTGCGGGACCTGCGCCGGAACCGGCTCGGTGCTCCGGATCAGACTGCGATAA
- a CDS encoding sulfotransferase, which translates to MALPDFLIAGVPKAGTTALHAALTGHPELYLSPVKEPKFFLSDGPPPEHGGPGDVQTYQEHVWRRPDYEALFAKAPAGARLGEATPFYLHDLDAHDRIRKLTPEVRIVLLLRDPVDRAHSNWTHLWNAGLEAEADFLAACRAEPARIAAGWAQFWHYLGLGRYGHQLEHLYERFPREQVLLLRYKELKDAPAATLDRVCAFLGVRTGLLTAIPKENVNRHVVEDTAVNAVLRGLLRTGGTFGQHFPVPLRLAARGPLLTLLHRKKGTRPVTTPAERAALLPHFTDDIALLQELTGERFDDWLSVDRHARATPHSQEVK; encoded by the coding sequence ATGGCACTTCCCGACTTCCTGATAGCCGGCGTTCCCAAGGCCGGCACGACAGCCCTGCACGCGGCCCTGACCGGGCATCCGGAGCTGTACCTGTCCCCGGTCAAGGAGCCGAAGTTCTTCCTCTCCGACGGGCCGCCACCGGAGCACGGCGGCCCGGGTGACGTGCAGACCTACCAGGAGCACGTCTGGCGGCGGCCGGACTACGAGGCGCTGTTCGCCAAGGCGCCGGCCGGCGCGCGGCTCGGCGAGGCGACCCCGTTCTACCTGCACGACCTGGACGCGCACGACCGGATCCGGAAGCTGACCCCGGAGGTGCGGATCGTCCTGCTGCTGCGCGACCCGGTGGACCGGGCGCACTCCAACTGGACCCACCTGTGGAACGCCGGCCTGGAGGCGGAGGCCGACTTCCTGGCCGCCTGCCGCGCCGAGCCGGCCCGGATCGCGGCCGGCTGGGCGCAGTTCTGGCACTACCTGGGCCTGGGGCGGTACGGCCACCAGCTCGAGCACCTCTACGAGCGCTTCCCGCGCGAGCAGGTGCTGCTGCTGCGCTACAAGGAGCTCAAGGACGCGCCGGCGGCCACGCTCGACCGGGTCTGCGCGTTCCTCGGGGTGCGCACCGGGCTGCTCACCGCGATCCCGAAGGAGAACGTGAACCGGCACGTCGTCGAGGACACCGCGGTCAACGCGGTGCTGCGCGGCCTGCTGCGCACCGGCGGCACGTTCGGGCAGCACTTCCCGGTGCCGCTGCGGCTGGCCGCCCGGGGGCCGCTGCTGACGCTGCTGCACCGCAAGAAGGGGACACGCCCGGTCACGACACCCGCCGAGCGGGCCGCGCTGCTGCCACACTTCACCGACGACATCGCGCTGCTCCAGGAGCTCACCGGCGAGCGGTTCGACGACTGGCTGAGCGTCGACCGGCACGCCCGGGCCACACCGCATTCACAGGAGGTCAAGTGA
- a CDS encoding amino acid permease: MARSGLFAIRDVGSLIHETAEEGTELKKAVGVTQLTAMGVGAIIGTGIFVVIGKGSGIAGPAVILSFALAAVACVFSALSYAELASSIPVSGSAYTYTYATLGELVAWIIGWDLILEYGVSVAGIAIGWGGNLNAFLDAAFGVALPDAIAKSPEDGGIINLPAVFIVLAITLLLIRGVTESARANLVMVVVKLTVLVFFLVVAFANFGTGNFHPFAPAGMDGVTAAAAIIFFAYIGFDAVSTGSEEARNPARDLPWAIIGSLAICTVFYILTAVAALGIASPDQMKDSDAPLAAALDQGAGMSWAAGILALGAVVAITSVVLVIFYGQTRIFFAMCRDGLLPRRMAKVNPRYGTPARLTVTLGVLIAILAALVPLGTIVELVNIGTLFAFVLVNIGVIILRRTRPDMPRPYRVPWSPLLPLLGVGFAVYLMSDLPVDTWIRFGVWLVVGLIIYGLYGYRHSRVRQEAERRPES; encoded by the coding sequence ATGGCCAGGTCGGGGTTGTTCGCGATCCGGGACGTGGGGTCACTGATCCACGAGACCGCCGAGGAGGGCACCGAGCTCAAGAAGGCGGTCGGCGTCACCCAGCTGACCGCGATGGGCGTCGGGGCGATCATCGGCACCGGCATCTTCGTGGTGATCGGCAAGGGTTCCGGCATCGCCGGGCCGGCCGTCATCCTGTCCTTCGCGCTGGCCGCGGTGGCCTGCGTGTTCTCCGCACTGTCGTACGCCGAGCTGGCGTCCTCGATCCCGGTCTCCGGCAGCGCCTACACCTACACCTACGCCACCCTCGGCGAACTGGTCGCCTGGATCATCGGCTGGGACCTGATCCTGGAGTACGGGGTGTCGGTGGCCGGCATCGCGATCGGCTGGGGCGGCAACCTCAACGCGTTCCTGGACGCCGCGTTCGGCGTCGCCCTGCCGGACGCCATCGCCAAGTCCCCCGAGGACGGCGGGATCATCAACCTGCCGGCCGTCTTCATCGTCCTGGCCATCACGCTGCTGCTGATCCGCGGCGTGACCGAGAGCGCCCGGGCGAACCTGGTGATGGTCGTGGTGAAGCTGACCGTGCTGGTGTTCTTCCTGGTGGTGGCGTTCGCGAACTTCGGCACCGGCAACTTTCACCCGTTCGCGCCGGCCGGCATGGACGGGGTGACCGCGGCCGCGGCGATCATCTTCTTCGCGTACATCGGGTTCGACGCGGTCTCCACCGGCAGCGAGGAGGCCCGCAACCCGGCCCGCGACCTGCCCTGGGCGATCATCGGCTCGCTCGCCATCTGCACGGTCTTCTACATCCTCACCGCGGTCGCCGCGCTCGGCATCGCCAGCCCGGACCAGATGAAGGACAGCGACGCGCCCCTCGCGGCGGCGCTGGACCAGGGCGCCGGGATGAGCTGGGCGGCCGGGATCCTCGCGCTCGGCGCGGTGGTCGCGATCACCAGCGTGGTGCTGGTGATCTTCTACGGCCAGACCCGGATCTTCTTCGCGATGTGCCGGGACGGCCTGCTGCCACGCCGGATGGCCAAGGTCAACCCGCGGTACGGCACCCCGGCCCGGCTGACCGTCACGCTCGGCGTGCTGATCGCGATCCTGGCCGCGCTGGTCCCGCTCGGCACCATCGTCGAGCTGGTCAACATCGGCACGCTGTTCGCGTTCGTCCTGGTCAACATCGGCGTGATCATCCTGCGCCGGACCCGGCCGGACATGCCCCGGCCCTATCGGGTGCCGTGGTCGCCGCTGCTGCCGTTGCTCGGCGTCGGGTTCGCCGTCTACCTGATGTCCGACCTGCCGGTGGACACCTGGATCCGGTTCGGGGTGTGGCTGGTCGTCGGCCTGATCATCTACGGGCTCTACGGCTACCGGCACTCCCGGGTGCGCCAGGAGGCCGAGCGGAGGCCGGAGTCATGA
- a CDS encoding universal stress protein: MTAPVIVGADHSAGTADALALGRWLAERTAAPLIVAVVHPVPSAIGAGRVDAEWIADRHRAAERVLDEARSTLDDPPGVDYRIVASSSAAHGLHDLAEQTGAALLVVGSGAAAPAARIFAGSTAERLLAGSVCPVAVTPAGGGAAPGTAGRIGVAYVDTPDGRAALAAGAELARRTGSPLRLVTVAAGGDAALPFMIGDDAERAFLDTAREIYEEALRKAADTVPDVTVVCELRSGDVVEELAGMTDVDVLFCGSRGYGPARRVLLGGVSGRLLRRAGRPLVVVPRA; the protein is encoded by the coding sequence ATGACCGCCCCGGTGATCGTCGGGGCCGACCACAGCGCCGGCACCGCCGACGCGCTCGCGCTCGGCCGGTGGCTGGCCGAGCGGACCGCGGCGCCGCTGATCGTCGCGGTGGTCCATCCGGTGCCGTCCGCGATCGGCGCCGGCCGGGTCGACGCGGAGTGGATCGCCGACCGGCACCGGGCCGCCGAGCGGGTGCTCGACGAGGCCCGCTCCACCCTGGACGACCCGCCCGGCGTCGACTACCGGATCGTCGCGTCCAGCTCGGCCGCGCACGGCCTGCACGACCTCGCCGAGCAGACCGGCGCCGCGCTGCTGGTGGTCGGCTCCGGCGCGGCCGCCCCGGCCGCCCGGATCTTCGCCGGCAGCACCGCCGAGCGGCTGCTGGCCGGCAGCGTCTGCCCGGTCGCGGTCACCCCGGCCGGCGGTGGCGCTGCGCCGGGCACGGCCGGCCGGATCGGCGTCGCCTACGTGGACACCCCGGACGGGCGGGCGGCGCTGGCCGCCGGGGCCGAGCTGGCCCGGCGGACCGGCAGCCCGCTGCGGCTGGTCACGGTCGCGGCCGGCGGGGACGCCGCGCTGCCGTTCATGATCGGGGACGACGCCGAGCGGGCGTTCCTGGACACCGCGCGGGAGATCTACGAGGAGGCGCTGCGCAAGGCCGCGGACACCGTCCCGGACGTGACCGTGGTGTGCGAGCTGCGCTCCGGGGACGTGGTCGAGGAGCTCGCCGGGATGACCGACGTGGACGTGCTGTTCTGCGGCTCGCGCGGCTACGGCCCGGCCCGGCGGGTGCTACTCGGCGGCGTGTCGGGCCGGCTTCTGCGACGGGCGGGCCGTCCGCTCGTCGTGGTGCCGCGCGCCTGA
- a CDS encoding nucleoside/nucleotide kinase family protein → MGSTFAELVDRAGALAADGRRAVLGIAGPPGAGKTTLAESLVAALPGDRVAHVPMDGFHLADAELDRLGLRDRKGAPETFDAWGYAALLRRFLADEDEMVYAPGFERVLEQPIAGAIGVPRPVRLLVTEGNYLLLPDERWAGLHGVFGEVWYTDLDPAERLRRLIARHVRFGKEPAAARAWATGTDERNATLIATTRERADLVVPSSVLRSLGSDPG, encoded by the coding sequence ATGGGGAGCACGTTCGCGGAACTCGTCGACCGGGCCGGCGCGCTGGCCGCCGACGGGCGGCGCGCGGTCCTGGGCATCGCCGGGCCGCCCGGCGCCGGCAAGACCACCCTCGCCGAGTCGCTGGTCGCCGCGCTCCCCGGCGATCGGGTGGCGCACGTGCCGATGGACGGCTTCCACCTCGCCGACGCCGAGCTGGACCGGCTCGGGCTGCGCGACCGCAAGGGCGCCCCGGAGACCTTCGACGCCTGGGGGTACGCGGCGCTGCTGCGCCGCTTCCTCGCCGACGAGGACGAGATGGTGTACGCGCCGGGCTTCGAGCGGGTGCTCGAACAGCCGATCGCCGGGGCGATCGGCGTGCCCCGCCCGGTCCGGCTGCTGGTCACCGAGGGGAACTATCTGCTGCTCCCGGACGAGCGATGGGCCGGGCTGCACGGGGTGTTCGGCGAGGTCTGGTACACCGATCTCGACCCGGCGGAACGGCTGCGGCGGCTGATCGCCCGGCACGTCCGGTTCGGCAAGGAGCCGGCCGCGGCGCGGGCCTGGGCGACCGGCACCGACGAGCGGAACGCCACGCTGATCGCCACCACCCGGGAGCGGGCGGACCTGGTGGTGCCGTCGTCGGTGCTCCGATCCCTCGGCTCCGATCCCGGCTAG
- a CDS encoding STAS domain-containing protein, translating to MITTRRQADGSMIVDVRGTLDSATVESLRDTLLETLQRDRPTLLVVDLTFVTFMDSVGIGALVAGQRAARDVGAGFQLRNPSEFVHHQLRVTGLTELLGLTGTRHFSL from the coding sequence GTGATCACCACACGGCGGCAGGCCGACGGCTCCATGATCGTCGATGTGCGTGGCACTCTGGACTCGGCCACCGTGGAGTCACTGCGGGACACGCTCCTGGAGACGCTGCAGCGGGACCGGCCGACCCTGCTGGTCGTCGACCTGACGTTCGTGACGTTCATGGACTCGGTCGGCATCGGCGCCCTGGTCGCCGGCCAGCGCGCGGCCCGGGACGTGGGCGCCGGCTTCCAGCTGCGCAACCCGAGTGAGTTCGTGCACCATCAGTTGCGCGTCACCGGTCTGACCGAGCTGCTCGGCCTGACCGGGACCCGTCACTTCAGCCTCTGA
- a CDS encoding metallophosphoesterase has product MSVEEAVVDAEPRRRRGRSRFGVILVAVIALLFGVPWATLVWSGNAWPAPVFIAGTLVVALVAAIFPVLMFRGHGRHDDRSARIADTTLGVVWVLFVWSVLGQLLGLVLALAGVPDPVRSRVVTASVLVISLILLIWGYTEAMRVSRVREIDVTIPRLGAGLDGLRVVLITDTHYGPTDRARWSRGVVDVINSLNPDIVAHTGDIADGEVPQRIDQASPLGDVRASMARVYVTGNHEYMSGAAGWVEYMTSLGWDSLHNRHLLVTRGGDTLVVAGVDDRTAAGSGVPGHHMDHEAALAGTDPELPVLLLAHQPQQITGAVAHGIDLQLSGHTHGGQMWPFHYLVRIDQPVLQGLSRHSERTQLYTSRGTGFWGPPFRIFAPSEITLLTLHTEK; this is encoded by the coding sequence ATGTCAGTGGAAGAAGCGGTGGTCGACGCCGAGCCGCGGCGGCGCCGGGGCAGGTCCCGGTTCGGTGTCATCCTGGTCGCGGTGATCGCGCTGCTGTTCGGCGTGCCGTGGGCCACCCTGGTCTGGTCGGGCAACGCCTGGCCGGCCCCCGTCTTCATCGCCGGCACGCTGGTCGTCGCGCTGGTCGCGGCGATCTTCCCGGTGCTGATGTTCCGCGGGCACGGGCGCCATGACGACCGCAGCGCCCGGATCGCCGACACCACCCTCGGCGTGGTCTGGGTGCTGTTCGTCTGGTCCGTCCTCGGTCAGCTGCTCGGCCTGGTCCTGGCCCTGGCCGGCGTGCCCGACCCGGTCCGCTCGCGCGTCGTCACCGCGTCGGTCCTGGTGATCTCCCTGATCCTGCTGATCTGGGGGTACACCGAGGCGATGCGGGTCTCCCGGGTGCGCGAGATCGACGTCACCATCCCCCGGCTCGGCGCCGGGCTGGACGGCCTGCGCGTCGTGCTGATCACCGACACCCACTACGGCCCGACCGACCGGGCCCGCTGGTCCCGCGGCGTGGTCGACGTGATCAACTCGCTGAACCCGGACATCGTCGCGCACACCGGCGACATCGCCGACGGCGAGGTGCCGCAGCGCATCGACCAGGCGTCCCCGCTCGGCGACGTCCGCGCGTCGATGGCCCGGGTCTACGTGACCGGCAACCACGAGTACATGAGCGGCGCCGCGGGCTGGGTGGAGTACATGACCTCGCTCGGCTGGGACTCGCTGCACAACCGGCACCTGCTCGTCACCCGCGGCGGCGACACCCTGGTGGTCGCCGGCGTCGACGACCGCACCGCGGCCGGCTCCGGCGTCCCCGGCCACCACATGGACCACGAGGCCGCCCTGGCCGGCACCGACCCGGAACTCCCGGTCCTGCTCCTGGCCCACCAGCCGCAGCAGATCACCGGCGCCGTCGCGCACGGCATCGACCTGCAGCTGTCCGGCCACACCCACGGCGGCCAGATGTGGCCCTTCCACTACCTGGTCCGGATCGACCAGCCGGTCCTGCAGGGCCTGTCCCGCCACTCCGAGCGCACCCAGCTCTACACCAGCCGGGGCACGGGCTTCTGGGGGCCGCCGTTCCGGATCTTCGCCCCAAGCGAGATCACCCTCCTCACCCTCCACACCGAGAAGTAA
- a CDS encoding serine/threonine-protein kinase: MRMLGGRYQLVHRIGLGGMSEVWRGHDQVLDRPVAVKIMAPAVEGTLGAAGAELIRAEARSAARLAHPNVAGVHDFGTSPAPGRPDVPYIVMELVEGQTLSQHLRTGRLDWRIGVRICAEVAAALAAAHAENVVHRDIKPANVMLTPSGAKVLDFGIAAAVGAPESDPDGPVMGTPAYVAPERFEGHPAGPASDMFGLGSLLYHCLAGRLPWTTTSHTELIRAQRYHDPEPLPHLEGVPPEVLDLCYRCLRRDPADRPTALVAALLLAEAVDARVYVPMMDLSASAPAWDQRAADEPTYAGDRPVVNSGARHHDERTARPSQKPARHAAE, translated from the coding sequence GTGCGGATGCTGGGTGGGCGCTATCAGCTGGTGCACCGGATCGGGCTGGGTGGCATGTCCGAGGTGTGGCGCGGCCACGACCAGGTCCTGGACCGCCCGGTGGCGGTGAAGATCATGGCCCCGGCGGTGGAGGGCACCCTCGGCGCGGCCGGGGCCGAGCTGATCCGGGCCGAGGCGCGGTCGGCGGCGCGGCTGGCGCACCCGAACGTGGCCGGCGTGCACGACTTCGGCACGTCGCCGGCGCCCGGGCGGCCGGACGTGCCGTACATCGTGATGGAGCTGGTCGAGGGCCAGACGCTGAGCCAGCACCTGCGGACGGGCCGGCTCGACTGGCGGATCGGGGTGCGGATCTGCGCCGAGGTCGCGGCCGCGCTGGCCGCCGCGCACGCCGAGAACGTGGTGCACCGCGACATCAAGCCGGCCAACGTGATGCTCACCCCGAGCGGCGCCAAAGTCCTCGACTTCGGCATCGCGGCGGCGGTCGGCGCGCCCGAGTCGGACCCGGACGGGCCGGTGATGGGCACCCCGGCCTACGTCGCGCCGGAACGCTTCGAGGGGCACCCGGCCGGGCCGGCGTCGGACATGTTCGGCCTCGGCTCGCTGCTCTACCACTGCCTGGCCGGCCGGCTGCCGTGGACCACCACGTCGCACACCGAGCTGATCCGGGCCCAGCGCTACCACGACCCGGAGCCGCTGCCGCACCTCGAGGGCGTGCCGCCGGAGGTGCTCGACCTCTGCTACCGCTGCCTGCGCCGGGACCCGGCGGACCGGCCCACCGCCCTGGTCGCCGCGCTGCTGCTGGCCGAGGCGGTGGACGCCCGGGTCTACGTGCCGATGATGGACCTGAGCGCGTCCGCGCCCGCCTGGGACCAGCGGGCCGCCGACGAGCCGACCTACGCCGGCGACCGGCCGGTGGTGAACTCAGGCGCGCGGCACCACGACGAGCGGACGGCCCGCCCGTCGCAGAAGCCGGCCCGACACGCCGCCGAGTAG